In Panicum virgatum strain AP13 chromosome 4N, P.virgatum_v5, whole genome shotgun sequence, a single window of DNA contains:
- the LOC120671475 gene encoding pentatricopeptide repeat-containing protein 10, chloroplastic produces MQIIEVLGCLVLHKLKHINIQAQIMCRSRSFSLPCCCAAYLERFTGGNTDTGIDGGWPGITGRFRQIRCAGGGLAPLDQESLPLSRSDSDLRTAGRARDAGLLPPAASRPPAAATVSVTPIPLSPTLRAELPCPACSRPAPRSRARSPSPPAPPPPMEATGRGLFPNKPTLPAGPRKRGPLLPAAPPPPSPSSLPLDSLLLHLTAAPAPAPAPRRPHPTPTPTHFFLSPAAQALVLAISSHPLPTLQGFLASRRDELLRADIPSLLKALELSGHWEWALALLRWAGAEGAADAAALEMVVRALGREGQHDAVCDLLDEMPLPPGSRLDVRAYTTVLHALSRAGRYERALQLFAELRRQGVAPTLVTYNVVLDVYGRMGRSWPQIVALLEEMRAAGVEPDDFTASTVIAACCRDGLVDEALSFFEDLKARGHAPCVVTYNALLQVFGKAGNYTEALRVLKEMEQNGCQPDAVTYNELAGTYARAGFYEEAAKCLGTMTGKGLLPNTFTYNTVMTAYGNVGKVDEALGLFDRMKKSGCVPNVNTYNLILGMLGKKSRFTVMLEMLDEMSRSGCTPNRVTWNTMLAVCGKRGMEDYVTRVLEGMKSCGVELSRDTYNTLIAAYGRCGSRTNAFKMYNEMTSAGFAPCLTTYNALLNVLSRQGDWSTAQSIVSKLRTKGFKPNEQSYSLLLQCYAKGGNIAGIDAIEKEVYGGTVFPSWVILRTLVIANFKCRRLEGIERAFQEVKARGYKPDLVIFNSMLSMYAKNGMYSKATEIFDSIKQSGLDPDLITYNSLMDMYAKCSESWEAEKILNQLKSSQVKPDVVSYNTVINGFCKQGLIREAQRILSEMIADGMAPCVVTYHTLVGGYASLEMFNEAREVINYMIQHNLKPMELTYRRVVDSYCKAKRYEEARDFLSEVSETDPNFDKKVLRTLADRIEDAQFGR; encoded by the coding sequence ATGCAGATAATCGAAGTTCTAGGTTGCCTTGTGTTACACAAGTTGAAGCACATCAATATTCAGGCACAAATCATGTGCCGCAGTCGTAGCTTCAGCTTGCCTTGCTGCTGTGCTGCTTACCTGGAAAGATTTACAGGTGGCAACACTGACACGGGAATCGACGGCGGGTGGCCAGGAATCACCGGAAGGTTTCGCCAGATCAGATGTGCCGGCGGCGGACTTGCGCCACTCGATCAGGAATCGCTGCCACTGAGCCGATCAGACTCAGATCTCCGAACAGCGGGGCGGGCGCGGGacgccggcctcctcccgcCAGCCGCCTCCCGTCcacccgctgccgccaccgTATCCGTAACCCCCATCCCCTTGTCCCCCACGCTGCGCGCCGAGCTCCCCTGCCCTGCATGCTCCCGCCCCGCGCCTCGCTCACGAGCTCGTAGCCCGtcgcctcccgcgccgccgccgccgatggaggCCACCGGGCGCGGGCTGTTCCCGAACAAGCCCACCCTCCCGGCGGGGCCCAGGAAGCGTGGCCCGCTGCTCccggccgcgcccccgccgccctcgccctcctcgCTCCCGCTCGACTCGCTGCTGCTCCACCTCACCGCGGCGCCggcccccgcgcccgcgccgcggcggccgcaccCAACCCCGACCCCGACGCacttcttcctctcccccgCCGCGCAGGCGCTCGTGCTCGCCATCTCCTCGCACCCGCTCCCCACGCTGCAGGGCTTCCTCGCCTCCCGCCGCGACGAGCTCCTCCGCGCCGACATCCCGTCCCTGCTCAAGGCACTCGAGCTCTCGGGCCACTGGGAGTGGGCGCTCGCGCTCCTCCGGTGGGCCGGCGCCGAGggcgccgccgacgcggccGCGCTCGAGATGGTCGTCCGCGCGCTGGGCCGCGAGGGCCAGCACGACGCCGTCTGCGACCTGCTCGACGAAATGCCGCTCCCGCCGGGATCCCGCCTCGACGTCCGCGCCTACACCACCGTGCTGCACGCGCTCTCCCGGGCGGGGCGGTACGAGCGCGCGCTCCAGCTCTTCGCCGAGCTGCGGCGCCAGGGGGTGGCGCCCACGCTCGTCACCTACAACGTCGTGCTCGACGTTTACGGACGGATGGGCCGCTCGTGGCCGCAGATCGTCGCGCTGCTGGAGGAGATGCGCGCCGCGGGGGTCGAACCCGACGACTTCACTGCAAGCACGGTGATCGCCGCGTGCTGCCGGGACGGCCTCGTGGAtgaagcattgtcattcttcgAGGACCTCAAGGCCCGTGGTCACGCCCCGTGCGTGGTCACGTACAATGCGCTGCTGCAGGTGTTTGGCAAGGCTGGAAACTACACGGAGGCGCTGCGTGTGCTCaaggagatggagcagaacGGGTGTCAGCCGGATGCTGTGACGTACAATGAGCTCGCCGGGACATATGCCAGGGCTGGGTTCTACGAGGAGGCTGCCAAGTGCCTGGGTACAATGACCGGAAAGGGTTTGTTGCCAAACACATTCACATATAACACCGTGATGACAGCTTATGGGAATGTTGGGAAGGTGGATGAGGCGCTTGGTCTCTTCGATCGGATGAAGAAGAGCGGGTGTGTTCCAAATGTGAACACATACAACCTTATCCTCGGCATGCTTGGCAAGAAATCTAGGTTCACCGTGATGCTAGAGATGCTTGACGAGATGTCAAGGAGCGGATGCACACCGAATCGTGTCACATGGAACACAATGCTTGCAGTCTGTGGGAAGCGTGGCATGGAGGACTATGTTACCCGGGTTTTGGAGGGGATGAAGTCTTGTGGGGTTGAGCTGAGCCGAGACACCTACAACACGCTGATAGCTGCATATGGCCGCTGTGGCTCAAGGACCAACGCTTTCAAGATGTATAATGAAATGACCAGTGCTGGCTTTGCCCCTTGCCTCACAACATATAATGCATTGCTGAATGTGCTGTCACGGCAAGGTGATTGGTCCACCGCCCAGTCAATTGTTAGCAAATTGAGGACCAAAGGATTCAAGCCAAACGAACAGTCGTATTCGCTGCTGCTCCAATGTTATGCAAAGGGCGGTAACATTGCAGGGATAGATGCCATCGAAAAGGAAGTTTATGGAGGTACAGTTTTCCCAAGCTGGGTTATATTGAGGACCCTCGTGATTGCCAATTTCAAGTGCCGCCGACTGGAGGGAATTGAGAGAGCATTTCAAGAGGTAAAAGCCCGGGGTTACAAACCTGATCTCGTCATATTCAACTCAATGCTCTCAATGTATGCAAAGAACGGTATGTACAGCAAGGCCACCGAGATATTCGACTCGATAAAGCAGAGTGGACTGGACCCCGACCTCATCACTTACAACAGCTTGATGGACATGTACGCAAAGTGCAGCGAATCATGGGAGGCCGAGAAGATACTGAATCAGCTCAAAAGCTCTCAGGTGAAGCCCGATGTCGTGTCCTATAACACGGTCATAAACGGGTTCTGCAAGCAAGGGCTGATCAGAGAAGCTCAGCGGATCCTATCCGAGATGATTGCTGACGGTATGGCCCCCTGCGTCGTGACCTACCACACGCTGGTTGGCGGATATGCCAGCCTGGAGATGTTCAACGAGGCTAGAGAGGTCATCAACTACATGATTCAGCATAACCTGAAGCCCATGGAGCTGACCTACAGGAGAGTAGTCGACAGTTACTGCAAAGCGAAGCGGTACGAGGAGGCTCGCGACTTCCTGTCCGAAGTTTCAGAGACTGACCCAAATTTTGACAAGAAAGTGCTGCGCACGCTCGCAGACCGTATAGAGGATGCGCAGTTCGGAAGGTAG
- the LOC120671478 gene encoding probable homogentisate phytyltransferase 1, chloroplastic, with the protein MDALRLRPSLLSARPGAARPRDHFLPPFCSIQRNGEPRVCFSAQRTQGPSLYHCQKSFDWKSTYSRISRQSTSTSINASGQPLQSEPEAHDSASIWRAISSSLDVFYRFSRPHTVIGTALSIVSVSLLAVQSLSDISPLFLTGLLEAVVAALFMNIYIVGLNQLFDIEIDKVNKPTLPLASGEYTPTTGIAIVSVFAAMSFGLGWAVGSQPLFWALFISFVLGTAYSINLPYLRWKRSAVVAALCILAVRAVIVQLAFFLHIQTFVFRRPAVFTRPLMFATGFMTFFSVVIALFKDIPDIEGDRIFGIRSFSVRLGQKKVFWICVGLLEMAYGVAILMGATSTSLWSKTATIAGHSILAAILWSCARSVDLTSKAAITSFYMFIWKLFYAEYLLIPLVR; encoded by the exons ATGGACGCGCTCCGCCTCCGGCCGTCCCTCCTCTCCGCGCggcccggcgccgcccgcccgcgag ATCattttttaccaccattttgTTCAATTCAGCGAAATGGGGAACCGCGAGTGTGTTTTTCCGCCCAAAGGACCCAAGGCCCTTCCTTGTATCACTGTCAGAAATCCTTCGATTGGAAATCCACCTATTCTAGGATATCACGTCAGTCAACAAGTACTTCTATTAATGCTTCGGGCCAACCGCTGCAATCTGAACCTGAAGCACATGATTCTGCAAGCATCTGGAGGGCAATATCATCTTCATTAGATGTGTTTTACAGATTTTCCCGGCCACATACTGTCATCGGAACA gcGTTAAGCATAGTCTCAGTTTCCCTTCTAGCTGTCCAGAGCTTGTCTGATATATCTCCTTTGTTCCTCACTGGTTTGCTGGAG GCAGTGGTAGCAGCTCTTTTCATGAACATTTATATTGTTGGACTGAACCAGTTATTCGACATTGAGATAGACAAG GTCAACAAGCCAACTCTTCCACTGGCATCTGGGGAATATACCCCTACAACTGGGATTGCAATAGTATCGGTCTTTGCTGCTATG AGCTTTGGCCTTGGATGGGCTGTTGGATCACAACCTCTGTTTTGGGCTCTTTTCATAAGCTTCGTTCTTGGAACTGCATACTCAATCAAT TTGCCATACTTAAGATGGAAGAGATCTGCTGTTGTTGCAGCACTCTGCATATTAGCAGTTCGTGCAGTGATTGTTCAGCTGGCCTTTTTTCTCCACATTCAG ACCTTTGTTTTCAGAAGACCAGCAGTTTTTACGAGGCCATTGATGTTTGCAACTGGATTTATGACGTTCTTCTCAGTTGTAATAGCACTTTTCAAG GATATACCTGATATTGAAGGGGACCGCATATTTGGGATTCGATCATTCAGTGTTCGTTTGGGCCAAAAGAAG GTCTTCTGGATCTGTGTTGGCCTGCTTGAGATGGCTTACGGCGTTGCAATACTGATGGGAGCAACTTCTACCTCTCTGTGGAGCAAAACCGCAACA ATTGCCGGGCATTCCATCCTCGCGGCGATCCTATGGAGCTGCGCGCGGTCGGTCGACCTGACGAGCAAGGCCGCGATAACATCCTTCTACATGTTCATCTGGAAG CTGTTCTACGCGGAGTACCTGCTCATCCCCCTGGTGCGGTGA